The following coding sequences lie in one Bartonella sp. DGB1 genomic window:
- the tpiA gene encoding triose-phosphate isomerase codes for MQNVKNLIVGNWKMNGFLNSLEELVTIESSLSSADKNLPFEVIFCLPDTLIFAANQLNLHILQLGAQNCCHENNGAYTGDISAEQLKDVGASWVIIGHSERRLNHHETNPQIANKLAQAWESDLNTILCIGESIDVYEKGETLEFLTKQLEQVLSDSANIDKLTVAYEPIWSIGTGKIPTLVELDEIYNFIRSFLIEKLGKAAQNIRLLYGGSVTSKNAANILNIKDVNGLLVGKASLQAEEFLKICKFN; via the coding sequence ATGCAAAATGTAAAAAATCTTATTGTGGGTAATTGGAAAATGAATGGTTTTCTTAATTCCCTAGAGGAGTTAGTTACTATAGAGTCATCTTTAAGCTCAGCCGATAAAAATTTACCGTTTGAAGTAATTTTTTGTCTGCCTGATACCTTAATTTTTGCTGCTAATCAATTGAATCTACATATTTTGCAATTAGGTGCTCAAAATTGTTGTCATGAAAATAACGGGGCTTATACAGGAGATATCTCAGCAGAGCAGCTTAAAGATGTAGGAGCTAGCTGGGTTATTATAGGTCATTCTGAAAGACGATTAAATCACCATGAAACTAATCCGCAAATTGCAAATAAATTAGCACAAGCTTGGGAAAGTGATTTAAATACTATTTTATGTATTGGAGAATCGATAGACGTTTATGAAAAAGGGGAAACTTTAGAGTTTTTAACTAAACAATTAGAGCAAGTATTAAGTGATTCTGCTAATATTGATAAATTAACTGTAGCTTATGAACCAATATGGTCTATAGGTACTGGTAAAATTCCTACTTTAGTAGAACTTGATGAAATATATAATTTTATTCGTTCTTTTCTTATAGAAAAATTAGGTAAGGCAGCACAAAATATTCGGTTATTATATGGGGGGTCTGTGACTAGTAAAAATGCAGCTAATATCCTGAATATTAAAGATGTTAATGGTTTATTAGTAGGGAAAGCAAGCTTGCAAGCTGAAGAATTCTTAAAAATTTGTAAATTTAACTAA
- the secG gene encoding preprotein translocase subunit SecG translates to MQIFVVIIYLFVVLALISVILLQKSDGGGFGSNNFNASRGSKSFMSRLTAILATLFFGLAIILLIIDSVSHKDKSLHDLLPENNETLIEQLGGVPDSAVDKIPQMDEKSPAKKSVPKIKEKDKDSSGVPTGL, encoded by the coding sequence ATGCAAATATTTGTTGTTATAATATATCTTTTTGTGGTTCTAGCACTAATATCAGTGATACTTTTGCAAAAATCTGATGGCGGTGGTTTTGGTAGCAATAATTTTAATGCTAGCAGAGGTAGTAAGAGTTTTATGTCTCGTCTTACCGCAATTTTAGCAACTTTATTTTTTGGTTTGGCGATAATTTTGTTAATAATAGATAGCGTTAGTCATAAAGATAAATCTTTACATGACTTATTGCCAGAAAATAATGAGACCTTAATAGAGCAATTAGGTGGTGTGCCGGATTCCGCTGTTGATAAGATACCACAAATGGATGAAAAGTCACCGGCAAAAAAATCGGTTCCAAAAATTAAAGAGAAGGATAAAGATTCTTCTGGAGTACCAACAGGATTGTAA